One Helianthus annuus cultivar XRQ/B unplaced genomic scaffold, HanXRQr2.0-SUNRISE HanXRQChr00c001, whole genome shotgun sequence genomic window carries:
- the LOC118489670 gene encoding probable receptor-like protein kinase At2g23200, translating into MTTTITKFAHLQIPLEDVLNATNNFHDDNIIGRGGFGPAYKGQLQRSGKLIKIAARRLDRTHGEGHVEFWTEISALSDLKHTNLVSIIGFCNEKDEKIIITTYAANGSLQEHLNNPNLTWTQRLRISVGVARALSYLHYDERRGYGVIHRNVNSSTILLDENWEAKLSGFEISIKQAVNRMDQITLSEPIGTIGYMDPEIGKTKGVTCKSDIYAFGVVLFEILCGRRAYIKNDANRLLATLVMHHYEMETLPDIIQPDLKNQISKYQISVRSLRIYSETAYSCLKEERSHRPHMLNIVSELEKALENALKFQPRPENFVRLFWLFCFSLCL; encoded by the coding sequence ATGACAACAACAATCACCAAGTTTGCTCACTTACAAATTCCACTTGAAGACGTACTAAACGCCACCAATAACTTTCATGATGATAACATCATTGGTCGTGGTGGATTTGGACCAGCATACAAAGGACAACTCCAGCGGTCCGGGAAGTTGATCAAGATTGCTGCAAGGAGGTTAGATCGTACGCATGGTGAAGGACACGTTGAGTTCTGGACAGAAATTTCAGCGCTTTCAGATCTCAAGCATACAAATCTGGTCTCTATCATTGGATTTTGCAATGAGAAAGATGAGAAGATCATCATAACCACATATGCAGCCAACGGAAGTCTCCAGGAGCATCTAAACAACCCCAACCTCACATGGACACAAAGATTGAGGATAAGTGTTGGTGTGGCTCGTGCGTTGAGTTACCTCCATTATGATGAGAGACGTGGTTATGGTGTTATACACCGTAACGTTAACAGCTCCACAATTTTATTAGACGAGAATTGGGAAGCTAAGTTATCCGGTTTTGAAATATCCATCAAACAAGCAGTTAACCGAATGGACCAGATCACCCTTTCTGAACCTATTGGCACAATAGGGTATATGGATCCAGAAATTGGAAAGACCAAAGGTGTGACCTGCAAGTCGGATATCTATGCATTCGGTGTTGTTTTGTTCGAAATATTGTGTGGGAGGAGAGCATATATTAAGAACGATGCTAATAGGTTACTAGCTACATTGGTCATGCATCATTATGAAATGGAAACATTGCCCGATATAATCCAACCCGATCTAAAGAATCAAATTTCCAAATATCAAATATCCGTAAGATCACTTAGAATATACTCAGAAACGGCATATTCTTGCCTAAAGGAAGAGCGATCACATCGCCCACATATGCTCAATATTGTTAGCGAACTTGAGAAAGCCTTGGAGAATGCATTGAAGTTTCAACCACGACCTGAAAATTTTGTAAGACTTTTTTGGCTTTTTTGTTTTTCATTATGCCTTTAA
- the LOC118489680 gene encoding calmodulin-binding receptor-like cytoplasmic kinase 2 — translation MRALAPVQLRRVSVRRLYRNFTRSGDDSSLEISKFDSHVSDLKGNNLEHLKIELHDIRLATHNFSDTYKAFSGRCYTWYTVELGHFDKENPSFIEEMSKCKLFKRHSAVVIKRFLPKVDEHEEELFYTELEVLASVKHHNIVTLIGFCVESFERILVIEKFSNGFLSDYLVNVKKMHNLTWEKRLKICIDGAHALNYLHYEMDDKKMMIHSYIDPSRFGLDENCRAKIEDFEFAVFLSPNQKDEALCKRTNFKSKFHVDPEYAKTGKLKRESDVYSFGVVMFEILCGRVAWDQIYLKHSEKGLVHVARQNFSNGTTDDIIDPILKEETSKQSHNPIRGANKDSLYTFLKVANQCVAESQDQRPTMKVVLSELEQALVFQENKWNKIGDGLWSWLWMAAAVVGATVEGGGRRRVVAPTTMGGGVGR, via the exons ATGCGAGCATTAGCGCCGGTTCAATTGAGGCGAGTGTCGGTAAGGCGACTTTACAGAAACTTCACACGATCTGGTGACGACTCCAGTCTGGAAATATCAAAATTTGATTCACATGTGTCAGATTTGAAG GGAAATAACTTGGAACACTTGAAGATTGAGCTTCATGATATAAGGTTAGCGACCCATAATTTTTCAGACACATATAAAGCTTTCTCAGGGAGATGCTATACGTGGTACACAGTAGAACTAGGCCATTTTGATAAAGAAAACCCTTCCTTCATAGAAGAGATGAGTAAATGTAAACTATTTAAGAGACACAGCGCAGTTGTGATAAAGCGCTTCCTTCCTAAAGTTGACGAGCACGAAGAAGAATTATTTTATACAGAACTTGAAGTGCTTGCTAGTGTTAAGCATCACAACATAGTCACTCTAATAGGATTTTGTGTTGAAAGTTTTGAGAGGATACTTGTCATCGAGAAATTTTCTAATGGATTCCTTAGTGATTATTTGGTTAACGTAAAAAAAATGCATAATTTGACTTGGGAAAAACGTCTGAAAATCTGCATTGACGGTGCGCACGCACTGAATTACCTTCATTATGAGATGGATGATAAAAAAATGATGATACACAGTTATATAGATCCTTCAAGATTTGGGTTGGATGAGAATTGCAGGGCAAAGATCGAAGACTTTGAGTTCGCAGTATTCCTGTCTCCAAATCAAAAAGACGAAGCTCTATGTAAAAGAACAAATTTTAAGTCAAAGTTCCATGTGGATCCAGAATATGCGAAGACCGGTAAGCTAAAAAGAGAGTCAGATGTGTATAGCTTTGGAGTAGTTATGTTTGAAATTCTATGCGGAAGAGTAGCTTGGGACCAAATTTATCTTAAGCATAGTGAGAAAGGGCTGGTTCATGTTGCAAGACAAAACTTCTCCAATGGGACAACAGATGACATTATAGATCCTATTCTAAAAGAAGAAACCAGTAAACAGAGTCATAATCCAATTAGAGGAGCCAACAAGGATTCTTTGTACACATTTTTAAAAGTTGCAAACCAGTGTGTGGCGGAGAGTCAAGACCAACGCCCAACAATGAAAGTTGTTCTCAGTGAACTTGAGCAAGCATTGGTCTTTCAA GAAAATAAATGGAATAAAATCGGTGATGGGTTGTGGAGTTGGTTGTGGATGGCGGCGGCGGTAGTTGGCGCGACAGTGGAGGGTGGTGGGCGGCGACGGGTGGTGGCACCAACAACGATGGGTGGTGGTGTTGGCCGATAG